In Phyllopteryx taeniolatus isolate TA_2022b chromosome 22, UOR_Ptae_1.2, whole genome shotgun sequence, one DNA window encodes the following:
- the pfkfb3 gene encoding 6-phosphofructo-2-kinase/fructose-2,6-bisphosphatase 3 isoform X1 translates to MPRELTQNRIQKIWVPTKDDKPAPRRAGGAPHIANPPTVIVMVGLPARGKTYMSRKLTRYLNWIGMPTKVFNVGEYRREAVKNYSSYDFFKSDNECAVKIREQCALAALRDVKLYLQDEGGQVAVFDATNTTRDRRELILQFGRENSFRTFFIESVCDDPSVIASNIMEVKVSCPDYKDCNKTDAMLDFQRRIECYKASYQPLDPDQHDRDLSFIKVIDVGRRFLVNRIQDHTQSKIVYYLMNIHVQPRTIYLCRHGESTDNLEGRLGGDAGLSPRGRQFSTALAGFVAEQQLKDLKVWTSQLCCSIQTAEHLGVPYEQWKALNEIDAGLCEEMTYDEIKEKFPEEFTLRDEDKYYYRYPAGESYQDLVQRVEPVIMELERQENVLVICHQAVMRCLLAYFLDKSADEMPYLKCPLHTVLKLTPVAYGCKVESISLNVDAVNTHRDRPEEVKRGPGSLIRRNSVTPLTSPETNIKKPRIDDLDEAPIQELPHSVASLALCSPSHLPLTLAGQHWLGKVCLT, encoded by the exons ATGCCCAGAGAGCTGACCCAGAACAGGATCCAAAAGATCTGGGTTCCTACCAAGGATGATAAGCCGGCACCCCGTCGAG CGGGCGGCGCCCCCCACATCGCCAACCCCCCCACCGTCATCGTGATGGTGGGCCTGCCGGCTCGGGGCAAGACGTACATGTCCAGGAAACTCACGCGCTACCTCAACTGGATTGGCATGCCCACCAAAG TCTTCAACGTGGGGGAGTACCGCAGGGAAGCGGTCAAGAACTACAGCTCCTATGATTTCTTCAAGTCTGATAATGAGTGTGCTGTCAAAATCAGGGA ACAATGTGCCTTAGCAGCCTTGAGGGATGTCAAGTTGTACTTACAGGACGAGGGAGGCCAAGTAGCG GTCTTCGACGCGACGAACACAACGAGGGACAGGCGCGAGCTGATCCTGCAGTTTGGCCGCGAGAATAGCTTCAGG ACCTTTTTCATCGAGTCCGTCTGTGATGACCCGAGCGTCATTGCGTCAAATATCATG GAAGTGAAGGTGTCCTGTCCAGATTACAAAGACTGCAACAAGACCGATGCCATGCTGGATTTCCAGAGGAGGATCGAATGTTACAAAGCCAGCTACCAACCTCTGGACCCTGATCAGCACGACAG GGATCTATCCTTCATCAAGGTGATAGACGTGGGCCGGCGCTTCCTGGTCAACCGCATCCAAGATCACACCCAGAGTAAGATCGTCTACTACCTGATGAACATCCACGTCCAGCCGCGCACCATCTACCTGTGTCGACACGGAGAGAGCACAGACAACCTGGAGGGCCGACTGGGGGGCGACGCCGGCCTCTCGCCGAGGGGCAGGCAG TTTTCCACCGCTCTGGCTGGATTTGTAGCGGAGCAACAGCTGAAGGATCTGAAGGTCTGGACCAGCCAGTTGTGCTGCAGCATCCAGACAGCCGAGCACCTGGGGGTCCCGTACGAGCAGTGGAAGGCCCTCAACGAAATTGACGCA GGATTGTGTGAGGAGATGACGTACGATGAGATTAAAGAGAAATTCCCTGAGGAGTTCACCCTGAGGGATGAGGATAAATACTACTACCGCTACCCCGCTGGAGAG TCGTACCAGGACCTGGTCCAAAGGGTGGAGCCGGTCATCATGGAGCTGGAGAGGCAGGAGAATGTGCTGGTCATCTGCCACCAGGCTGTCATGCGCTGCCTCCTGGCGTACTTCCTGGATAAAAGCGCAG ATGAGATGCCCTACCTGAAGTGTCCCCTGCATACCGTGCTGAAGCTCACCCCTGTTGCCTACGGGTGCAAAGTCGAGTCCATCTCTTTAAATGTGGACGCAGTGAACACTCACAGGGACAGACCAGAG GAGGTGAAGAGGGGTCCCGGCAGCTTGATCCGGAGGAACAGCGTAACTCCTCTGACCAGCCCCGAGACAAACATCAAGAAACCACGCATCGATGACCTGGACGAGGCTCCCATCCAGGAGCTCCCCCACTCGGTGGCTTCGTTGGCCCTCTGCAGCCCGTCGCACCTTCCGCTAACACTGGCCGGCCAG CACTGGCTGGGCAAAGTTTGCCT AACCTGA
- the pfkfb3 gene encoding 6-phosphofructo-2-kinase/fructose-2,6-bisphosphatase 3 isoform X2: protein MPRELTQNRIQKIWVPTKDDKPAPRRAGGAPHIANPPTVIVMVGLPARGKTYMSRKLTRYLNWIGMPTKVFNVGEYRREAVKNYSSYDFFKSDNECAVKIREQCALAALRDVKLYLQDEGGQVAVFDATNTTRDRRELILQFGRENSFRTFFIESVCDDPSVIASNIMEVKVSCPDYKDCNKTDAMLDFQRRIECYKASYQPLDPDQHDRDLSFIKVIDVGRRFLVNRIQDHTQSKIVYYLMNIHVQPRTIYLCRHGESTDNLEGRLGGDAGLSPRGRQFSTALAGFVAEQQLKDLKVWTSQLCCSIQTAEHLGVPYEQWKALNEIDAGLCEEMTYDEIKEKFPEEFTLRDEDKYYYRYPAGESYQDLVQRVEPVIMELERQENVLVICHQAVMRCLLAYFLDKSADEMPYLKCPLHTVLKLTPVAYGCKVESISLNVDAVNTHRDRPEEVKRGPGSLIRRNSVTPLTSPETNIKKPRIDDLDEAPIQELPHSVASLALCSPSHLPLTLAGQNLRRHS from the exons ATGCCCAGAGAGCTGACCCAGAACAGGATCCAAAAGATCTGGGTTCCTACCAAGGATGATAAGCCGGCACCCCGTCGAG CGGGCGGCGCCCCCCACATCGCCAACCCCCCCACCGTCATCGTGATGGTGGGCCTGCCGGCTCGGGGCAAGACGTACATGTCCAGGAAACTCACGCGCTACCTCAACTGGATTGGCATGCCCACCAAAG TCTTCAACGTGGGGGAGTACCGCAGGGAAGCGGTCAAGAACTACAGCTCCTATGATTTCTTCAAGTCTGATAATGAGTGTGCTGTCAAAATCAGGGA ACAATGTGCCTTAGCAGCCTTGAGGGATGTCAAGTTGTACTTACAGGACGAGGGAGGCCAAGTAGCG GTCTTCGACGCGACGAACACAACGAGGGACAGGCGCGAGCTGATCCTGCAGTTTGGCCGCGAGAATAGCTTCAGG ACCTTTTTCATCGAGTCCGTCTGTGATGACCCGAGCGTCATTGCGTCAAATATCATG GAAGTGAAGGTGTCCTGTCCAGATTACAAAGACTGCAACAAGACCGATGCCATGCTGGATTTCCAGAGGAGGATCGAATGTTACAAAGCCAGCTACCAACCTCTGGACCCTGATCAGCACGACAG GGATCTATCCTTCATCAAGGTGATAGACGTGGGCCGGCGCTTCCTGGTCAACCGCATCCAAGATCACACCCAGAGTAAGATCGTCTACTACCTGATGAACATCCACGTCCAGCCGCGCACCATCTACCTGTGTCGACACGGAGAGAGCACAGACAACCTGGAGGGCCGACTGGGGGGCGACGCCGGCCTCTCGCCGAGGGGCAGGCAG TTTTCCACCGCTCTGGCTGGATTTGTAGCGGAGCAACAGCTGAAGGATCTGAAGGTCTGGACCAGCCAGTTGTGCTGCAGCATCCAGACAGCCGAGCACCTGGGGGTCCCGTACGAGCAGTGGAAGGCCCTCAACGAAATTGACGCA GGATTGTGTGAGGAGATGACGTACGATGAGATTAAAGAGAAATTCCCTGAGGAGTTCACCCTGAGGGATGAGGATAAATACTACTACCGCTACCCCGCTGGAGAG TCGTACCAGGACCTGGTCCAAAGGGTGGAGCCGGTCATCATGGAGCTGGAGAGGCAGGAGAATGTGCTGGTCATCTGCCACCAGGCTGTCATGCGCTGCCTCCTGGCGTACTTCCTGGATAAAAGCGCAG ATGAGATGCCCTACCTGAAGTGTCCCCTGCATACCGTGCTGAAGCTCACCCCTGTTGCCTACGGGTGCAAAGTCGAGTCCATCTCTTTAAATGTGGACGCAGTGAACACTCACAGGGACAGACCAGAG GAGGTGAAGAGGGGTCCCGGCAGCTTGATCCGGAGGAACAGCGTAACTCCTCTGACCAGCCCCGAGACAAACATCAAGAAACCACGCATCGATGACCTGGACGAGGCTCCCATCCAGGAGCTCCCCCACTCGGTGGCTTCGTTGGCCCTCTGCAGCCCGTCGCACCTTCCGCTAACACTGGCCGGCCAG AACCTGAGAAGACACTCATGA